Below is a window of Candidatus Viadribacter manganicus DNA.
GGGACCTGCGGTGGTCATGCTGCGTCTCTGCCGGAAAAGGGGGAAAATCCCGCCCGGCTTACAGGCCGGGGGAGGCAGGGGCAAGGCAAGGACGATGGCCTGACGCCACGGATCTAGGGTCGGCGGGCGGTTCGGGGGCCCTCGGGCCACCGCATCGCGCTTTGCGTCAGGGTCGCGTTGCTTGATCGAGGCCGGCGCATTCGCCGCCCCAAAGTGAGGCGTTCTGGACCCAGCCGATGCGTCCGCCGACGGCGACCCGCCGCCAATCCCCATCACAGCGCGTCACCGCGCCAATGACCCCGGGCATCAGATAGGCGACGACTTGTCCATTGGCCCGCGCCGTCCGGCGCAACGTCGCTTGTTCGCGCACATAGACGGTGCGCCGTGCTTCCAAATCTTCGCTCCGCATCCAGACTTCATCGCCGTCAGGATCGCGCACGCGTTTCCAGCCTTCGCGCTCGGCCAGCACCATCACCGGCAACCCGGCGCGCTGATAGAGCCACGCGACGCGCTGATCGGCGCCCGGGCCTTGGCGACCTTCGACGCCGTCCATCCGGACGCTCATGAAGTGCGCCGGCTGGTCGGCCGTCGCCGAGCTCAGGGAAAACAGGGCGGTCGCCGCGACGATCGCGGCACAAATCCCACTGCGCATGACCCAACTCTTGATCTGGCCCCTCGCCATTGCCGGCAGGGAAGGCGGAGATCATGCAGAGGCGCCGTGAAAGCGGGCTTAATACTCGGGTTAAACTGGCGCCATTATGCCCTCGCTTGGAGCCCGGCGCGGCGTGGTTTATGGAAGTTAAATGTCGTCGAAGAAGCTCAAGGTCGTCGTAACGCGCCGTCTCCCGGATCCGGTCGAGACGCGCCTCAAAGAATTGTTCGACGCGGAGCTCAACGTCGAAGACAAGCCTTTCACGGCCGAGGAACTCGCCGCGGCGGTGCAGCGCGCCGATGTGCTGGTGCCGACCGTGACCGATCGCATCGATAGCCGCATTCTTTCGCGCGCCGGCGATCAGCTTCGCTTGATCGCCCAATTTGGCGCCGGCGTTGACAACATCGACGTCGCCACCGCCGTTCAACGCGGCATCACCGTCACCAACACCCCGGGTGTGCTCACCGAAGACACCGCCGACATGACGATGGCGCTAATTCTCGCTGTCCCGCGCCGCATCGTCGAAGGCGTGAAGATCATCGAGCAGGATAAGTTCACCGGCTGGTCGCCGACCTGGATGATGGGCCGCCGCATCACAGGCAAGCGTCTCGGGATTATCGGCATGGGCCGCATTGGTCAGGCCGTCGCGCGTCGCGCCAAGGCGTTCGGCTTGCAGATCCACTATCACAACCGCCGCAAGGTGGCGCCGCACATCGAAGCCGAACTCGATGCAACCTATTGGGACAGCCTCGATCAGATGCTGTCGCGCATGGATATTGTCTCGGTGAACTGCCCACACACGCCGGCGACGTATCATTTGCTTTCGTCGCGCCGACTCGCGCTGCTGAAGCCACACGCCTACATCGTCAACACCGCCCGCGGCGAAGTGATCGATGAAGGCTCGCTCGCACGTATGCTCGAAAAGGGCGAACTCGCCGGGGCTGGTCTTGACGTGTTCGAGAACGAACCCGCGATCAATCCGAAGCTCAAGAAGCTCACCAATGTCGTGCTGTTGCCGCATATGGGGTCCGGCACCATCGAAGGTCGCATCGACATGGGCGAGAAGGTCATCATCAACATAAAGACCTTCGCTGACGGCCATAAGCCGCCGGATCGTGTCATCCCAGCGATGCTGTGACGTAACGCAAAACGCTTGCGCTTCCCTGCCCAGCCATCAAGGTGAGCGGCAGGGGATGGCTCATGAAACGTTCGATCCGGGCAGTTGTCGCATCATGCACGATTGCAGCGCTCGCGGCGTGTACGCCGACGCAGCAGGCCTCGCACGATATTGCGGCCAACAGCGAAACGGCTGCGTTAAGCGCTCTCGCCGATCGCATGATCGATCTCGAGATCCGCATCGATCCCTTGCTCGGATACTCCGCCGATGTGGGGAGGGTGGACAATCAGCATTGGGGCGATGTGAGTCCTGCGGCTTTGCGCGCTGCCGAAGCAGACGGCGAAGTTATCCTGCGCGATCTGCGTGCCCTGAGGCTGACAGAGCTCAGCGCATCCGATCGCGCCATCGTCGCCGGGATGCGTGAGCGTCTGGAATCTGGGCTGCAAATGCGCGTGTGCCGCCGTGAATTGTGGTCTGTGAGCCATATGTCAAGCTCATGCCCCGGCAATTGACTGCTTACGACAGCGGCGGCCTGGAAATTCTGGCGTTGCGCGCCGAAGCGCAGGCGGCGCTCGGCGATCGCTTCGACGTGCGTGATTTCCATGACCGCGTCTTGGAGCACGGGTCGGTGCCGTTGACGACGCTGCGTGCAAACGTAACTGAATGGATTGCCGCCGAACGCGATAGGCATTGAGGATCGAATGCGCATCTTTTTGACCACAGTGATGTTCGCCGCCTTACTCACCGCATGCGGGCAGGCTTCCGCGCCGCCAGCGCCGCAACTGCCAGGCGCTGCGGCGAGCGAATTCGTTCTCTCTTGCACCAGTTTCGCGGCGCTGACACCCGACGCATTGGCGCAACGGTTCGGCGCCGAGAATGTTGTCACCCAAACCCTGCCTGGAGCGGAGGGCGAAACTTATGAAGCGACGGTGGTTTTCCCGAACGACGTTACGCGCCGGCTCGTTCTGGTTTGGAACGAGGCACGCACTGCGCCTGCATCAGTCGGCATCGAGAATGCAGGCACGCAATGGCGCGGCGCTGAAGGCTACACAATTGGCACGCCGATCGGTGAGATCGAACGCATCAACGTAATGCCGTTTAAGCTCTGGGGCTTCGGTTGGGATTATGGTGGCTGGGTTTCCGATTGGAGCGCCGGCGTCCTCAGCCAAAACCCGATCTGCAACACGCGCATACGCTTTACGCCGCGTGGCGAGCCGAACACCAACGCGATGGGCGATAGAGAGTTCAGCTCCAATGAGCCTGCGATCCGCGCCGCCGATCCTATCGTCAGCGAGTTTGGCTTGACGATAGGCGCGCCGTCACAGCAATAGGCGCTAGTGCGCTGCAGTGCGCTTCGGCGCGCTGTCCCAATTGTTCGCGGCAAACTGCAACGATGTCTTCGACCGGTTCGGGAAGACATGCCGGTAAAGCATGCAATCCTGCGCGATCACGCGCATCAAGCCTTCGTCGCTCTCAAATTCGCTGCGTGGCAACACTTTGACCGGCGCGTCTGGGGTCTTGTTTCGCCACTGACGCCGGCGGGCGAGCTTGGTGCCGGTGATTTTGGCCAGCGTGGGAAGAGTGTCGTCGAGATCGGCGAGATCGATGACGAGATCGAGCTGATCCACGTGCTGTTTGGCCCAATGGAGCACGTAACGGGGCTCGGGCGGGCTGTAGGGATAGTAATCGTCGGCCAGCGCGCGCGTCATCGCGTTATCGATCAGCGTTTTGAGCTCGGGTTCTTTGCTGAGGCAGAAATCCTCAAAGCTTCGCTGTTTGGCTGCTTCGAAGACGGCGCTGAAGATTGGATTATCCGAATGCTGCTTGGCGCGCGAGAATTTGTACAGCGAGACGAGCCGATCATAAGGTTCGCGCAGCACAGTGAAGCGGAAGGCGTCGGCGCTTGTCTTGGTGAGTGCAGTCCAGCCGAAATGGCCCGAAACAAAGCGGGCACGTCGCGAGCGTTCGAGCGTCTTATCATCGAGCGTTGAGAAATTGACGGAGTCGAATTGTGCGATCTTGCCGGAACGGCCGCCGCCGATATTGGTCTTGAAGTGCTGGAAGACAGTGGTGCCGCCGCATTTGGGAATGTGGAGAAACGCGACACGCTTCGGCGCCTGCCCAATGATGCTCTTCAATTGATAGCGCAGCCGCAGCCACTTCCGTTCCAGCATGAATTCCCTCGCACACGCGACTCGTGAGGGAACTTTCGCGCCAGCTTGCTTTCACCCTCACAGTGCTAACGGTGCACAGAGATATTTCCGTCGCTATGACAGGTGTTTGTCGAAGTATGGCGTGCGCACGATAAATGTGGAGACGCGCATTGCTTCTTCGAAAGTTTGTGTCGTGAGTACGCTTCAAACGCGCGTGGTGAGCCAATTTGAAATGAGCGCCAATGCCGCCTCGCGATCGAGGTCGTTCAAGAGCTCGTGACGACCTTCTGGATAAGCTTCCAAATGTTTGTCTGACGCGGGAATTGCGGCGATGAAACGTTCGCTGCCTTTGGGATCAGTGAGTTCATCGCGTGCGCCGTGCAGGACCAAGACCGGCGTCGTCCAGCGAGCGTAGCGGGTCCATGCCTTATCCGCGACATCCATTGCCGTTGCGCCGACTTTGGATGGAATACTGAGCGCCGTGATCATCGGATCGTTGTCGTAGGCTTCGACTTCAGCAGGAATGCGCGAGATGCGATCCGACGGCCCAGCGGGCAATGGGCGGAAAGAGGGCGCAAGCACAGCCGAAACCTTTGCGATCAATCGCAGGTGCGCCGGAACTTCGATCAGCAGCGCGGGCGCACTCAGCACGACGCCCGCAACACCTTCTGCGTTTTCAGCGACGCTCGCCGCCGCGATCAAGCCGCCGAGCGAATGGCCGAATACGAAGAGCGGTTTTGCCTGTTTGTTCAAAACCCGGCGCGCTACTTGGTGGTCTGCAACGGCGCGGCGGATGTCAGCAACACCGCGCGCGCCTGCTGTGCGGCCGTGGCCTTGCGCGTCGAACGCGTAGACATCAAAGCCCAAAGTATTGAGATGCGGGATGAGGCCGCTGTAGCGGCTCACATAGCGTTCCGCGTATTCCGCAAAACCGTGCATCAGCAAAATAGTGCCGCGTGATTCCGGAACGCGCCACGCATAGCCGCTCACGCCCCGGCCAATGTCCCAGGGTTCAGCTGCTTGCGCCTGCGTCATTGAAAGCTCCCGTGCCGCGATCTATTTCGCCGCGCGGACCGAACATGACCGGTTTGCACAGCGAAGGATAGATCGCGGCAGGACGCGCTCAAAAACTTGCTTGCAAGGTCAGCCGGAAATTGCGCCCCGGCAGCGGCAGCTCGTCTTTCAGGAATGAACTGTGTACGCGGCCAAGCTCATCGGTGAGGTTGCGGCCGTCGAGGCGGAGCGTCCAATTTTCGTTCGCGCGCCACGCAAGACCTGCATTGATGAAGGTGTAGCCGTCGGTTTCGGTTTCGAACGCCGCGAGCTCGTCCTGTTTGGCCGTGTCAACAGCTTCGAGGCGCGCTGTCCAGTGCTCGTTCTCGGCTTCGAGGCCGAGGGTGAGCGAGCGCGGCGGAATGCGCGGCGGGTGACCGCCGCCGACGAACTCCGCGCGAACGAGATCAAGCGCACCGTCCGCTGTGATCGCGAAACCGCCGATTTCGAAGAGTTGCGCCGCCGCAGAAATCTCACCGCCCACGAACGTTGCGTCGCGCTGAACGAAGTTGAATACAGGTAAGGTCGTGTCTGCGCCCGCCGGTGCGCTGGCTTCGTCCGCGACAAAGCCGCTGAGGCCTGTGTCTTCATCTGACCACCAGACATCGCCGCGTTCGACGAGAGCGATGTAGTCCGAGAATTCCATGCCGTAGAAGTTCATCTCGAACCGCACCGGCCCGTGCTGGTAGCGCACCGATGCTTCCAGTGATGTTGCCGTCTCTTGGCTCAGATTGACGTCGCCCAGCTCGTAATTTGCTGTCGCCAGGTGAGGGCCGTCGGAGAATAGCTCAAACGCGGTAGGCGCCCGCTCGACACGTGAGAGCGTCGTTCCTACGAACCAGCCTTCTGCCGGGCGCACGAACATGCCTGCGGATGCACTCACATTGTCGAACTTGCGCGCCCCTGCAGTCAGATTTGAAAGTTCGCGGCGCTCGAAGCGGACGCCGCCTTCCAGGCCCCATGTGCCAAGGTCGTAGCGTTCGACCGCAAACGCGCCTGTGTCCTGGGTGTTGGTTGCGCTGATGAACGCTTCATCGCCTTCGGCGCCGAAATCGACGTCACTGAATTGAATGCCGATTGCCCCGTCCAGCCGGCCGCTCTCGTGGTGCGCTTCGAGCCGTGCTTCCCAGCCTTTGCTGCTGAAGCGCGTTCCGGCCGTGCCATCACCTTCGAATTCGGTGTGCGCGTAGTCCGATTGCTGCACGCCGTAATCCAGCCGATCGAACGGCCCCCAAGCGACGCGGAAGTCGCCGCGCGATTCGGTGCGCGTCTGTTCCATCTCGATGTGGCCACCGGGCTCGGATGGATCTTCCGGCAGCAAGCCGTACTCGTCCTGCGTGTTCTTCACGGCGAGTCCGGCAAAGCCCCAATCGCCAAGCAAGGAACCGCCAACGCCATACGAGCGCACGCTTGTCCATTGGTTCAGCGCTTCGCCGATTGGCGTTTCGTAGGGGTCCGTATCACGCGCCGCAGCGCTTAAGCGCAGCGCGAACGGACCCGCGCCAAAGCCAACGTTCGCAGCGCCCTGGGTTCCGTCATCGACGGTGGAATGGGCCGCTAGTCCCTCAAAGTTCATGCCGTCGATGGCGCGCGTCGGAATGGTTTGATCGATAACGTTCACAACGCCGCCAATCGCGTTGCCGCCGTACGCCAAGGCTGCCGCGCCGCGCAGTACTTCTATGCGCTCGGCATCCAGGCCGTCAGAGGTAACCGCGTGATCGGGGGACGCCGTCGATGCATCGATCG
It encodes the following:
- a CDS encoding 2-hydroxyacid dehydrogenase gives rise to the protein MSSKKLKVVVTRRLPDPVETRLKELFDAELNVEDKPFTAEELAAAVQRADVLVPTVTDRIDSRILSRAGDQLRLIAQFGAGVDNIDVATAVQRGITVTNTPGVLTEDTADMTMALILAVPRRIVEGVKIIEQDKFTGWSPTWMMGRRITGKRLGIIGMGRIGQAVARRAKAFGLQIHYHNRRKVAPHIEAELDATYWDSLDQMLSRMDIVSVNCPHTPATYHLLSSRRLALLKPHAYIVNTARGEVIDEGSLARMLEKGELAGAGLDVFENEPAINPKLKKLTNVVLLPHMGSGTIEGRIDMGEKVIINIKTFADGHKPPDRVIPAML
- a CDS encoding sulfotransferase family 2 domain-containing protein, whose amino-acid sequence is MLERKWLRLRYQLKSIIGQAPKRVAFLHIPKCGGTTVFQHFKTNIGGGRSGKIAQFDSVNFSTLDDKTLERSRRARFVSGHFGWTALTKTSADAFRFTVLREPYDRLVSLYKFSRAKQHSDNPIFSAVFEAAKQRSFEDFCLSKEPELKTLIDNAMTRALADDYYPYSPPEPRYVLHWAKQHVDQLDLVIDLADLDDTLPTLAKITGTKLARRRQWRNKTPDAPVKVLPRSEFESDEGLMRVIAQDCMLYRHVFPNRSKTSLQFAANNWDSAPKRTAAH
- a CDS encoding alpha/beta hydrolase, which gives rise to MTQAQAAEPWDIGRGVSGYAWRVPESRGTILLMHGFAEYAERYVSRYSGLIPHLNTLGFDVYAFDAQGHGRTAGARGVADIRRAVADHQVARRVLNKQAKPLFVFGHSLGGLIAAASVAENAEGVAGVVLSAPALLIEVPAHLRLIAKVSAVLAPSFRPLPAGPSDRISRIPAEVEAYDNDPMITALSIPSKVGATAMDVADKAWTRYARWTTPVLVLHGARDELTDPKGSERFIAAIPASDKHLEAYPEGRHELLNDLDREAALALISNWLTTRV
- a CDS encoding TonB-dependent receptor, with protein sequence MFSRTHARTRAISPSHLPIVFVLLAGVITPSIAFAQDEDDEQEIVVTAPLEGSRIESLQGAEVLRRDDIVAELHGGLGDTLDSTPGIATTFFGAGASRPIIRGLGEDRVRVLQNGIGAIDASTASPDHAVTSDGLDAERIEVLRGAAALAYGGNAIGGVVNVIDQTIPTRAIDGMNFEGLAAHSTVDDGTQGAANVGFGAGPFALRLSAAARDTDPYETPIGEALNQWTSVRSYGVGGSLLGDWGFAGLAVKNTQDEYGLLPEDPSEPGGHIEMEQTRTESRGDFRVAWGPFDRLDYGVQQSDYAHTEFEGDGTAGTRFSSKGWEARLEAHHESGRLDGAIGIQFSDVDFGAEGDEAFISATNTQDTGAFAVERYDLGTWGLEGGVRFERRELSNLTAGARKFDNVSASAGMFVRPAEGWFVGTTLSRVERAPTAFELFSDGPHLATANYELGDVNLSQETATSLEASVRYQHGPVRFEMNFYGMEFSDYIALVERGDVWWSDEDTGLSGFVADEASAPAGADTTLPVFNFVQRDATFVGGEISAAAQLFEIGGFAITADGALDLVRAEFVGGGHPPRIPPRSLTLGLEAENEHWTARLEAVDTAKQDELAAFETETDGYTFINAGLAWRANENWTLRLDGRNLTDELGRVHSSFLKDELPLPGRNFRLTLQASF
- a CDS encoding SH3 domain-containing protein; translation: MRSGICAAIVAATALFSLSSATADQPAHFMSVRMDGVEGRQGPGADQRVAWLYQRAGLPVMVLAEREGWKRVRDPDGDEVWMRSEDLEARRTVYVREQATLRRTARANGQVVAYLMPGVIGAVTRCDGDWRRVAVGGRIGWVQNASLWGGECAGLDQATRP
- a CDS encoding DUF885 family protein translates to MPRQLTAYDSGGLEILALRAEAQAALGDRFDVRDFHDRVLEHGSVPLTTLRANVTEWIAAERDRH